The DNA sequence GAAAAAATCGCTCTAACATGATATTCGTGATTTGAATGGGAGGAACTCTCATGTTGCGCAGATTATTGGCACAGCATCGCAAACAGAAAGCCTCCTCAACTATGTTGCAGCAGTCTCAGGCACAACCCTCTTTGCCCACATTATTATCCAAAAACTTACAGGAAAATTTGGATACCGTACGAAGCTTGCTAGGAAATCCTCACGACCTGATTGTGCGCCCCTTTTTTATCGGCAACACCCACCATTCTTGTGCCGTGATTTGTATTGACGGGCTTACAAACAGCGCGATGGTTCAGGAGCAAATTTTATCCAATATCCAATTAATGATATCCACTGCGGAAAAAACAGTGCCGACCGAACCGGATGAAATCCTCTCTTTGCTCTTTGAGGAAGTCTTGTCCGTTATTGAAATCAAACAGGGTACAGCTCTGCACGAGATGCTCGATTGCGTGCTATCTGGAGACACGGCCCTGTTCGTAGAGGGGACGAGCCAATGCATCTTAATTGACAGCAAAGGCTGGAAGACACGGGCAATAGAAGAGCCTGTTTCGGAAGGGCTGGTTCGCGGTCCACGCGATGGCTTTACCGAGGACATTCGTGACAACACCGTTCGGATTCGCAGAAGAGTGAAAGACTACCATCTGCGGTTCGATGGATCTCTCGTAGGGACACGCAGTAAGACCGAGATTATTATTGCCTACATCGACAACATCGTGGATCAGGAGCTCCTCGATGAAGTCAAACGCAGAATCGCTACCATCGATATTGATGAAGTAGAGGAGTCCGGTTTTATTGAACAATGGATTGAAGACGATTTCATGTCTCCTTTCCCACAGATTCATAACACCGAACGCCCAGACAAGGTCGCATCTTCCCTGTTTCAGGGGCGAATCGCTATCTTGGTGGACGGCTCTCCTATGGTGTTGATTTTGCCAGTCACGCTCGGTCTGCTTCTCCATTCGCCTGAGGACTACTATGAGCGTTGGATCGTCGGTACGCTTGCCAGACTCTTACGTTATTTGGCAGCGTTTTTGGCTGTGTTTTCTCCTGCTTTTTACATCGCACTGGTGACCTTTCACCCTGGGCTGATTCCGTCTGATTTGGCTTTTTCGATTGCAGCTACACGAGAGGGCGTTCCTTTTCCTGCATTCGTGGAATCGCTTATGATGGTAACGACCATGGAGCTGCTGCAAGAAGCCGGTCTTCGCTTACCTAAACCGATTGGGCAGACAGTCGGAATTGTAGGCGGGCTTGTCATCGGGGATGCTGCTGTTTCAGCCGGGATCGTCAGCCCTGTCATGGTCATCGTGGTCGCTCTTACTGCGATTGCTTCGTTTGCCATACCCTCTTATCACCTGGCTATCGCCTTTCGGATGATTCGCTATCTGGCTATGATTGCTGCTGCCATCTTCGGCGTATATGGTGTCGTGCTCAGCTTGATCGTCATCATGATTCATCTTTCCAATCTGACAAGCATCGGATACCCCTACCTTTCTCCGTTCGCCCCGCAAATGCCGCGAGATTGGAAGGACCTGATCCTTCGTGCGCCTGTCACCTTCTTGAAAACACGACCACAATCACTGCATCCACAGGATGAAACTCGCATGAGAACAGGGGATCCTCAATGAGCACGCAGACTTTAACGGAAAAACTGATCAGCAAAAACCATATGGGGATCAACATCGCCTCCGTCACCATCGGAGTCGGCATCTTGACGTTCCCCCGCACATTAGCAAAAGCGACAAGTGCGTTTGATGGCTGGATTTCCGTTGTCTTGAGTGGTGCGATTGCTTACTTGATCGCATGGCTACTGGCCAAGCTGGCTTCCCGTTTTCCCAGGCAAACTTTTTTTGAATACACCTCGCTCATTGCTAGCAAGCCCGTTGGATACGTGTTGACCATCCTCGTTTGCATCTACACGATGCTGTTTGTCTCATTTGAGATCAGAGCAATCGGCAACATTGCCAAACAGTATCTTTTTTACAATACCCCTGTAGAAATGATCACCTTGAGTTTTCTACTGGTCGTACAATACGCTGTTTCTGGCTCTCGCGTTGCCTTGCTGCGTTTGAATCTCCTATTCCTACCCGTAGTACTCTATGTCATGTTGTTTGTACTCCTGTTTGGCCAACCACTCATCGATCTAGAAAACGTTCGACCGTATTTTTCTTCCAGCTGGAGTTCGCTGTTGAAAGGCACTAAGGACGTAGGCCTCTCCTATTCCGGCTTTGAGATCATCTTGTTCTATACCATGCTCATGAAACGACCACAGGAAGCGACCAAGTCCGTTTTATTAGGCCTGCTTATTCCAACGATCCTCTATTTGACCATTTACATCTTTGTTATTGCCGTATTCTCGGCAGAGGTAGCCAAAAATTTGACCTACCCGACTATCGAGCTGGCCAAAGAAGTGGAAGTGCCCGGGGGTTTTTTTGAGCGGATAGAATCGATTTTTTTCACCATCTGGATCATGACGATTTTCAATACGTGTGCCATGTGGATGGATATTACCGTGCTCAACCTGACCTCGATGTTCAAGAAAGTCAAAAAAATGGTCTGGATCTTTACGCTATCTCCCGTCATTTATCTTATCGCCATGCTTCCACAAACTTTGATTGACTTCTTTTCGTTTGGTGACAATCTCACCTATTACGGGATAGTCGTTGTGTATCTTGTCCCGATCCTTCTTCTGTTCATCGCCTATCTACGAGGGGTGAAGAGTGATGGCTAAGCGAGTGCTAGCAGGAGGATTACTCGTGATAGCACTTATGCTGCTCGTCACAGGCTGCTGGGATCAGGTACAGATTGAAGAACGAGGATTTGTGGTCGGAGTTGCTGTAGATTTTCCCCGAAATAAACAAGCTAAAGAGCAATCAAATCAAGAAGCACCGAATAAACCTGTTGGACAGAACCGATTTCTGATCACAACACAGCTAGTCATTCCCGGCGGTCTAGTCGCCTCCGGTCAATCCAATGGAGGCGGACAAAATACATCCAATGAAGCCTATCTCAATCTCGTCTCAGAGGGCGACTCTATCTTTGAAGTGGCTCGCGAGCTAGCTACTCGCTCCAGCCGCACGCCGTTTTACCAGCACTTAAAGGTTATGATCATCTCGGAGGAGGTTGCCAAGTCCAAGTACGGTTTTGCCAATGCCATCGATGTGACACTACGTGACCCTGATTCTCGACGCAGCTCTAAGGTATACATAGCCAAGGGGGACGCAAAGAGCGTCATAGAAGTGCGACCAAAAACAGAAAAATTGCCATCTCTCTACATCGATTCCGTGGGAGAAAACATCGACAAAAACTCGCGTATGTTGCCGGATATACGTCTCGGGGATGTGCATCAGCAATTACTAAACAATTTCAGTTTTGCGATCCCAAGGATCACAGCTGAAAAACAAGAAGTGAAAATAGCAGGTGCGGCTGTCTTTGATACGGATAATCACATGGTTGGTTTTTTGGGTGAAGAAGAGACGGAAGGGTTGAATTTCCTTACGGGGAAGGTACGTGGCGGGGTCGTAAAGGCAAAAATCAATAACGACTTGGTCGTCATGAACATACAAGGTGCGAAAAAAAGTATCAAAGCCGACCTGAGAGATAAGCAACATATGAAGTTCAACATCAGTATTCAGTGCGAAGGAGCCGTCATGGAATCGTTTGTTCCTATGGATCTCTTGAATGAAAAATCGATAAAAAAGCTCCAGTCCGCCTTTGCCCACGAAATCGAGAGAATGAGTAAAGACACGATCGCCAAGGTTCACAAGGAGATGCCTGTGGATGTTATTCGTCTAGGACGCTATCTCAAGCAAAATCACCACGAGCTGTGGAAGCAAATTCAATATGATTGGGAGAAAGGACAGCAGCTATACCAAAAAAGTGATATCAATGTAGAAGCAAAGGTCTTTATCCGGAATATCGGTGGAATCAATAAAACCGAGAACCCAATAGGACGGTGACGCTGCCTTGCAAAATCTGTTTGGGTCGCTCCCCCCGTATTTGACACTGACAGGAGTCGTTCTGTCATTCTTGATCCCTTACCTCTTCACCAAAATCAGCGAAAAGTTGCATGAGCTGGGCGACCCTCCCTGGAAAAAGGGAGGGAAACCCAAGCAATAGACTTTCCCACATCCTAGCTAAGCGCGATATTGCGCGACGGCATCCGCGAACGCTTTGGCGTATGCTGGCAAATCTGGTGGGCGTCTTGAACCGATGATATGTCCGTCTACGACGACTTCTTCATCAACCCAGATGGCACCGGCATTTTCGATATCATCGCGAATTCCAGGCGTCGAGGTTGTCTTTACACCTTGGAGAATTTTCGCGGAGATCAGGACCCAACCCGCATGGCAGATGTGCCCGATCGGTTTCTTCGCTTGATCCATCTCTTGGATGAATGACAATATCTCAGGATAACGACGAAGCTTGTCAGGCGCCCAGCCGCCAGGAACCAATACGCCATCGTAGTCTTTTGCTTTGACATCACGGATGGATTTGTCGGATTGGCATGGGACGCCGTACTTTCCGGTATAGGTATGATTTGCCTCAGGCCCTACGAGGTCAACAGTGGCCCCTTCTTCTCTCAATCGAAGGACAGGATACCACAGCTCCAGATCTTCAAACTCATGCTCCACATAGCAGACGATATGCTTCCCTGCAAGTCTCACGAGATCAACCTCCTTTTTCCTCCATTGTAGCAGGCGGTCAGGCACAGGTCATGCTTGTCCTAGAAAATGAAAAAGTGAGAAACAGGTTTTTCACGCTGTTTCCCACCTTATGACAAATAACTATGTATAGAATTGCTGGTGCCGGTAGAGGGACTTGAACCCCCACGGTTTCCCTCACGATTTTGAGTCGCGCGCGTCTGCCAATTCCGCCATACCGGCCTAAAAGAATAAATCGGAGCACATTCGACAAATTCTGCAACATGCTTCAATACTTAAATAATATACAGGCAAAAGAAGCCAAAATCAATACCGGATTTTTTTACCATTTCAACATCATTTCTGTAGTTCTCTCGATAAGTATAAAATAAACATTCCCGCTACATTTATATAGGTATTCCTCGTCTCTGCCGAATCAGCCACTCCTCCATTGGATTGTTGCATGGTAAACAAATAGCGCTCAGCTACCCGTTTGTTTACAGGTGATCGGGAAAACGCCTGCTCGCCTAGCAGGTAGGCTAACGTCGACAGCGTGTATGTACCTTCCCATTGTTTAAACGCTCCATGGTCATCCATTTGCTGCGCCATGGTTCTCAATGTCGAATCAAACATGGCCGGATCGCGGAGGAGACACGCTGACCATCCGTTGGCAAACCACCGTGCGTATGCTGGACGCATGGATTGCTCCCCTGAGCCATCGAGCATGACTGTATACAGATCCTTTTTCGGGTCAAAAAAGCGTGCAAAATTGCTTTTTAATCGCTTTGCCTGTCTTTCTGCCGAGGATTCGGGAAACAACGCCGCTGCCGCAATGAGACCTGCATACGTCTCTGCATTGTCAGCCGCATATTTGACCTTGTATACCTGATAGTCGTGGATTGAGTGCGCGATTTTGTCCTTTCTCAGCTGGTACGAGCTCCAGTAAAGCCCGTCCACCGGATCGAGATTGTGCTCGGTGAGAAACTGATAGGCTCGCTTGGCGGCCCCTCGTATTTGCTCGCGAAGCTCAGGCCGATCGGTCCTCCTGTCGACCTCACGCGCGACATGTATAAACAGTGCCATCGTCGTGTCGATCCCGCGAATGGCAGCGAATTGGCGGTAGCTTCCAGGAACAGCTGGGACATACTCCTCACCTGCACGACGGTAAGAGAGGTGCCAGTCTCCCTGCGGTGTCTGTACGTGCATCAGCCACTGTACCCCTCGTTCTACTGCCAGCCAATACTTCGGGTCTCGAGTAAGATCGTACGTGCTGATGAGCCCCATCAAGGCGTAGAGCATATTCGAATCCGTATTGATGTAACCTGACTCCACGATCGCACCATGTTCATCCTGCAGCTGTAAAATAAAGTTGGCTGCCTGCTCCAAGCGCATGAGTTGGGAATCTCGCTCAGCCGCTTCTCCCACAGAATAGGCAAAGACCAGATTCCACACGAATAGAGCCACCAGCAGCAGCAATCCTTTCCGCCACACAGCCATGATTTGCTCACCTCCGGGAAAACATAGTTTCCCCAAATGAGCGTTACCAATTCCACACTTCTAACCTGCCTAGCTTTAAATCATGAAAAAGCGGATTCTGTCGCAGCTTTTCCAATTCCCTCACAGGACCTGTCACTACTGCGCCATAGACCATCACGCCGTTCTTTTTGAGATAGTCCAGACGATGGGTGTGATACAGCACCTCCTTCCACAGCTAAAGAAAAAATTCATCGACAACGCGCACAGCAACCGATCGGCGGCGTCCTCTCATGACCTGGCAAACTAAACGGATAGTCGAGCGGATGACGTCCTACTACAATCCATCTCCCATCCGCTTTTTTGCGTAATTGGTATACGCGAAAAAAACGATCGCTCGGATCAAAAGCAAACCATACGGCCAACGTAACATTCGGACCACAACGGGACAGAACCTGCGATTTTACGACCGGAGGTGCTCCGATTGTATCCCCTACCGGCACGGCCAGCTTTCCATTGATCCGGCGTAAATCCAGATTTCCGATCACACGGTTCACCAGACAAGGAGTCATACTTTTTAGCAAGAATCGGCGAATTTTTGCGACTGATTGAAAGCGCTCCGGTAGCAGCCTTCCTCGATTCCCCACCCTTTTCTGGGCGGAGAGAACGATGGTAAAAAATGCTCGCTCTGCATTTCTCACGGTTTGCACCCATATTTTTTTCATCCGGCATTCCTCCCTCCTACAAGGGTATGCAACCAGAAGCACATGCGGTTGGACTGTTGCCTGCGTACATATTCAGCAACAGGACCGGACAAATTATTGTGGTGCTTTACCATTCATGATTCAAGGAGGTACACTCATGCCTAGTCAAATCAATACGGATTCCCTGAAAAAAGCAGAGGTTTCCACTGAGCTCGCCAAGTCGATGATTAGCCAAGCCATTCAGCAATCTGCCGCCAACCCTCAATTGGCTGAAGAGGCACTCAAGCAAGCATCCCAGGAGATCGCTCAGGCGCAAACCATGGTGTCTCAAGTACAATCCACTATTCAGACCCAACAAGCGCAGGAACAGCAGCAGAAAACCAAGTAGTTCATAATCAGGCGAATCCAGCGCGGGTTCGCCTGATCCTATTTCTTATGCATGTCCCACTCCATTCTGGTAAAACGAACCGCCCTCTCGTAAAATGAGCATACCAGACTTCATGTATGATCTGAGGAGGGGAGCATGATGTTACAACCAACCGGCATCAATCATCTTTTGTTTTCCGTGTCTGACCTGGAGAGGTCTTTTCGCTTTTATCAGGAAGTCCTAGGTGCAATTCCACTCGTGCGCGGTAGAAAGCTGGCGTATTTTGATCTGAATGGATACTGGCTTGCCTTAAATGAAGAGCAGGATATCCCCCGTCAAGAAATCCACCAGTCTTATACTCATTTGGCCTTCTCGATTGAGGAAGATACGTTTGATACCTGGCTGGCACACCTAAAGCAACACGATGTCCACATCCTGCCCGGAAGAGAGCGCGATGTACGTGACAAACGCTCCATTTATTTCACGGACCCCGACGGTCACAAGTTTGAATTACATACAGGAACGTTGGAAGATCGGCTTGCCTATTATCGTCAGGATAAACATCATGTGACATTTTTTGAATAAAGAATGATATACTTATGACAATCTTTACAAACATTTCACAAATTCACAATAGTTCGATCGTTATATTCACTTTCACTCATTTGGACAAATGTTATAATATAGCCACAAACGACCTATTCCCAACGAATAGGTCGTCTTTTATGATAACGGAGGTATCCTAATGTTTGGTAAGCGAGCAGTACACGTGGAAACAGCCCCCATCCAGAATAGCAACATACACATGACAGAGCGGCTGGAGGGTAAACTTAAATTTTTACAATTCAATCAAGAGGATCTGGAACGAATTCAAAAGCTAGATCCGCTGCTTCAGGAACATTTGGAGGCAATTACCGATCGCCATTATCAAATGCTCAATGAGTTTTCCAACCTGATGAATATTGTGGAAGCGCATTCAACTATCGAACGTCTTTCCGCTTCCTTTCGCCGTTATCTGCAATCCCTTTCTAATACTCTACTGGATGATGCCTATGTCGCAGGTCGGGAAAAAATCGGCGAGGTACACAGCCGCATCGGCCTCGCTCCTGAGTGGTACACCGGTTCATACTTGAGAATATACGAGTTCTTGATCCCCGCCATCGTCCAAGCTCACTCCAAACGCCCTCAAGAACTTTCCGCTGTCCTTTTGTCACTGATTAAGTTGCTGACCTTAGACTCCCAAATCGTGGTTCAATCTTATCAGGAAGACAACGAATACATAGTAATCGATCAGCTGGGACATGTACTCGAGCTGGTCATGCAAATCGATAAGATCAAGCACGTCCTCGATACCGTGGAGACAACAACCAGCGAAGCCAAAACGGTCCGTGTCGCTTCCGAGCAATTGTCTGAATCCGTGCAAAAGGTCGCCCAATCGGCCTTGCATGTTGCAGAAAATGCCAATACCACGATGGAACAGGCGGCTGCCGGAAAAGAAATCATCCAGTCTTCCCTGAGTAGCTTCCTGTCGATGGCCGATGAATTTTATGAAATGAAGACCAAGATTACGCATCTCATGACATCCATCGAAAATATATCGCAGGTCGTGCAGGTCATCCGCAATGTAGCCGATCAGACCAACCTGCTCGCCCTCAACGCATCCATCGAAGCCGCTCGTGCGGGAGAACATGGACGTGGCTTCGCAGTGGTCGCCGAGGAAGTCCGGAAATTGGCGGAGCAGACCAAGCAATCCGCGCAGAGTATCACCACAACCATCAAGAACGTCCAGTCTGAAGCACATCAAGTGAGTGAATCGGCAGTACAGATGAGTGATCACGTCGGCCAAAAGGTCAGTCAAACGCGTGAAGCGATCGATCTGCTCGATGATATCGTCACGAACATCGAAAAGGTCGGCCATGCCACGGGACACATCGCCTCCATCGCTCAAGAGCAATCGGCTGCCACGAGTGAAATTTCGCAACGTATCTCGCATGTTCAAAGCAATATGGAACAAATCGCCGAGAACGTCGAGCATGCGGGCCAAAATGTTTATGACATCGGTGCCGCCATCAATGAAATGCACAAGATCAGTATCAGCCAGTCCGAACAGCTGAAAGCCAAACATTACTTGCGAATCGTCAAGACGGACCATCTCCTGTGGAAATGGTGGCTCTACAACTTCATGCTGGGCTATCACCGTATCGAAGAGAAGGATTTGGTCGACCATCTGCAATGCCGCCTGGGCAAGTGGTATCAAGAAGCCAAGAACAACCCTAGCCTCCAGTCCTTACCTGCCTTCCAACAGCTTGATGAACCACATCGCCAGTTCCACGAAATCGTTCGCCGAATTTTCCATCTTGTTCAGGCAGGGAAACAAAAAGAAGCGGAAGCGGCCTTTACTTCCCTAGAAGAGATTTCCCAGCTCGTCTTGCAACGGCTCGAAGAATTAGCCGCGACTATGCGGTAGGGCTCAGCCTTTTACGCCCTTCTCTTCTTTCTTGCGGACCGTCTCCCTGTTGCAGATTTTTTGGTCACAACCCTGCTAAGCTGCGCTGCAGTCAATGGCTGCGTATATTTCGGATGGTTGCGCTGTCCCGTTTGTGCAAGTCGTCCACGGCTCCCATTTGCTCTCGCAACACGAACACCAAAAGCTTGCATCGCCCAATGCACAGGAAAAGCGATCGACAGTCTGCCATCCGCAGAGCCAGCAAAGTTCACGGCCGCGGCATAATTGCCAGTAGTCAGCCATACCGATCCGGAGTCGCCCGCAAGCGAGACTGCCCTCTGACCCCGGATCACCGTCTGGTTGCGAAATCGTATCGTTCCCAATCCACCGAGACTGCCATAGTCGACGTCGATGTCCGTATGAATGGACTCGACGACTCCACTCACACGTCCAGTCGTACGACCCACTTTCTTGAACCTGGCACCTACTGCATACCCGCGCACGTGACCCCGTACAGAACCTACCGTTGCGTACCGAGGCGCAAGGAGGCCATTGGAAGTCGGGATGGATAGGGCGGCATCCATATAGTTGATCGCATTCCTTTGCAATCGCACAAACCTGTAGAGCCTTCCAATCCGACTCACGCCAGACCGCCCTCCGTCAGCCCCTCCTGGTTGGATCGTTTCTGTATAGCCGCTGGAATTATTCCGATTCAGCACATGGTTGTTGCTCAGCAAGTAGCGCTGAGCACGCCGCGCTGCTTGGGAGACGATCAGTCCAGCAGTCCCTGATATGCCTGGATAGCCGACACTATAGCCTGCGACGACTGGCCGGATTCTACGACGAAAGGCCCCTCTCGCCACTGTCGGACGGGCAATGGGATGGCAGCAGCAACGACCTGACACAATGGTCCTCACCGGTACCGAGACATGTCCCTTTGCTCGATGCCTTTTGACAAAGACACAGCTCGGGCAGCGTTTGGCCACAGTCGCACTCGCATCGATGGTATACATCACGATACAGGCACCGCCCTTTTTATCTTTTCCATTCACATAGCCTACTCCGATGCCGATGACACCCGGCATCCCCTTCCACTTTTTCAGCAACTGTTGTTTGGCTCGCAATGCTTCCCGAAAGGTAGCCATCAGATCCCTTCCTTCCATCGATCGTTTTACATTGCCATCGTATGTAAGACTTGGCCGACTTTATTGGACACCTGACACAAGCTTGACCGCCTTTTTTGCTTTTCTGTACGAAAAAAACCGCCTAGCTCTCTTTTCAAGAGCCAAGCGGTTTTTCGTTTTACTATGGATGTCACTGTATCCGTTTAGGACGCTTCTTGTACAGCAGTTTCCGAAACAGACTGTTGCATATTTTTATTCGTATGAACGAGTACAATGTTCAGAATGACTGCTGTCAACGAACCTGTTACGATTCCGTTTTGCAACAGCATTTTCGCCATAGTAGGCAATTGATCAAACATGCTTGGGACAGCAGCGGAACCCAGTCCAACCGCGATACTGCAAGCGGCAATCAACAAGTTTTCGTTTTGGCGCAAATCTACCTGGGACAGGATATTGATCCCGGAAGCGACAACCATACCGAACATCGCGATCATCGCTCCGCCCAATACCGCATTCGGTACGATAGTGGTCAGCGCAGCCAGCTTTGGCAGCAGACCCAGTACTACCAGAATCCCACCCGCGCCGATCATCACGTCGCGCGTTTTAATCCCTGTCAGACTCACCAGTCCGACGTTTTGCGAAAAGGCCGTGTACGGGAATGCATTGAAGATCCCGCCCAACACGATTGCGACCCCTTCCCCTCGCAAGCCTTTTACCACATCTTCCTTGCTTACGTCTTTGTTCGTTACTTTTCCGAGGGCGAAATAAACGCCTGTGGACTCTGCCATGCTAATGATGTTCACGAGAATCATGGTGATGATGGCAACGATACTAAATTGCGGTGTACCAAAGTAAAAAGGTTCCACAATGCTGAACCAGGAGGCGCTTGCAACGTTGGCAAAGCTGACCATCCCCATAAAATAAGCCACTACAGTACCGACAATCAGACCGAGCAAAACCGAAATGGCACGAATAAATCCAGTAAACAGACGATTGATAAGGAGAATAATAACGAGTGTTCCCAAAGCCAGAAGCAGATTGCGAGGAGCGCCGAAATCTGGCATTCCTTGACCACCAGCCACATTGTTCATCGCTACAGGGATCAGGGAAAGACCGATGATGGTCACGACTGAGCCTTGTACGACTGTCGGGAAGAAACGAAGCAGCTTTCCGAATAAGGGAGCCGCCAGGACAACGAAAATACCGGAAATGATAATCGCGCCATAGGCCGTCGCAAGGTTACTCGTAGAGGCAATCGCGATGATCGGACCCACTGCCGTAAAAGTACAGCCCAGTACGACCGGGAGGCGAATCCCTGTGTAACGAGTCCCTAGAACTTGCAATAGAGTGGCGATACCGCAAGTAAACAAGTCTGCTGCAATCAGATAGGCGATTTGTGCCGGGGTCAGATGAAGCGCTCCCCCGATGATCAATGGCACGACGACAGCTCCCGCATACATGGCCAAAACGTGCTGCAAGCCCAGTGTTACCACTTTTTGTTTGGATAACATACGTTTTTTTCTCTCTCCCTCTATTTATTTGTTTTAAGCGTGTGTTGCAGCTGGTTCAATAAAATGAATCTCACCTGGAGACATAGACTGGATTCGAGCCAGGGACTCAATGCGGATGCCCTCTTTCTCCAACAATCCTCGACCTTCCTGAAAGCTCTTTTCAATCACGGCACCAATTCCGACGAGATGTGCTCCCGCGTCCTTGATGATTTGCGTAAGTCCTACCAGAGCGGCGCCAGTAGCCAGGAAATCGTCGACGATCAACACGCGATCCTCCGCTTGCAAATATTGTTTGGAGACGCTGATTTGGTACGTTTCCTGTCTCGTAAAGGAGTGCACAGGTGCCGAATACACTTCCTCGGTCAAGGTAACCGCCTTTTTCTTTTTCGCGTAAATAAAGGGAACGCCCAGCGCAAAAGAGGCCGCCAGAGCAAAGTGGATTCCGCTTGCTTCAATCGTCACGACTTTGGTCACATTCTGATCACGAAACAGCTCGGCAAATCTTTCGCCGATCTTCATCGTCAGCTGTGGATCTACCTGGTGATTCAAGAAAGCGTCCACTTTTAATACGGATGCAGATAATACCTTCCCGTCACGGATGATGCGCTCTTGTAGTTCTTTCATCTATTTTCCCCCTCCATGGATGTAAAAAGTTTTCAATACTTTGAAACAAAAGTAAGCCCAGAGAGAACAGATCACGGGTTGGTAAGATCGAAAATACCAACTCCAAGTGAAATCTGTCCCTCTAGGCTTGTATTTTTCCTGAGGTGCAGCACGCTATTGAATCGCGCAAACATCACACGTTCCTGTCAGCCCTATTTTTGAAATCACTAAAATAAGGAAAGGATCGTGGACGCTCTCTCACTCGTAGTCAGGCGATTTACGGTCACCCGGTAGAAACTGTTGGGCCTTATTCCCAAAATTATACGAGCCTTACTATGCTTTTTGGATATTGACCAATCTATCATATCTCCCAGCCTAGGAGCAAGCGTTAATTTTTGAAAGCCCCCAGAGCCGTTTTCCCCTTGAAAAACACGGAAAGAGCCCCCGAAAAATCGAAGGCTCTCTTT is a window from the Brevibacillus choshinensis genome containing:
- a CDS encoding chymotrypsin family serine protease produces the protein MATFREALRAKQQLLKKWKGMPGVIGIGVGYVNGKDKKGGACIVMYTIDASATVAKRCPSCVFVKRHRAKGHVSVPVRTIVSGRCCCHPIARPTVARGAFRRRIRPVVAGYSVGYPGISGTAGLIVSQAARRAQRYLLSNNHVLNRNNSSGYTETIQPGGADGGRSGVSRIGRLYRFVRLQRNAINYMDAALSIPTSNGLLAPRYATVGSVRGHVRGYAVGARFKKVGRTTGRVSGVVESIHTDIDVDYGSLGGLGTIRFRNQTVIRGQRAVSLAGDSGSVWLTTGNYAAAVNFAGSADGRLSIAFPVHWAMQAFGVRVARANGSRGRLAQTGQRNHPKYTQPLTAAQLSRVVTKKSATGRRSARKKRRA
- a CDS encoding protoglobin domain-containing protein, yielding MFGKRAVHVETAPIQNSNIHMTERLEGKLKFLQFNQEDLERIQKLDPLLQEHLEAITDRHYQMLNEFSNLMNIVEAHSTIERLSASFRRYLQSLSNTLLDDAYVAGREKIGEVHSRIGLAPEWYTGSYLRIYEFLIPAIVQAHSKRPQELSAVLLSLIKLLTLDSQIVVQSYQEDNEYIVIDQLGHVLELVMQIDKIKHVLDTVETTTSEAKTVRVASEQLSESVQKVAQSALHVAENANTTMEQAAAGKEIIQSSLSSFLSMADEFYEMKTKITHLMTSIENISQVVQVIRNVADQTNLLALNASIEAARAGEHGRGFAVVAEEVRKLAEQTKQSAQSITTTIKNVQSEAHQVSESAVQMSDHVGQKVSQTREAIDLLDDIVTNIEKVGHATGHIASIAQEQSAATSEISQRISHVQSNMEQIAENVEHAGQNVYDIGAAINEMHKISISQSEQLKAKHYLRIVKTDHLLWKWWLYNFMLGYHRIEEKDLVDHLQCRLGKWYQEAKNNPSLQSLPAFQQLDEPHRQFHEIVRRIFHLVQAGKQKEAEAAFTSLEEISQLVLQRLEELAATMR
- a CDS encoding xanthine phosphoribosyltransferase; amino-acid sequence: MKELQERIIRDGKVLSASVLKVDAFLNHQVDPQLTMKIGERFAELFRDQNVTKVVTIEASGIHFALAASFALGVPFIYAKKKKAVTLTEEVYSAPVHSFTRQETYQISVSKQYLQAEDRVLIVDDFLATGAALVGLTQIIKDAGAHLVGIGAVIEKSFQEGRGLLEKEGIRIESLARIQSMSPGEIHFIEPAATHA
- a CDS encoding nucleobase:cation symporter-2 family protein, with translation MLSKQKVVTLGLQHVLAMYAGAVVVPLIIGGALHLTPAQIAYLIAADLFTCGIATLLQVLGTRYTGIRLPVVLGCTFTAVGPIIAIASTSNLATAYGAIIISGIFVVLAAPLFGKLLRFFPTVVQGSVVTIIGLSLIPVAMNNVAGGQGMPDFGAPRNLLLALGTLVIILLINRLFTGFIRAISVLLGLIVGTVVAYFMGMVSFANVASASWFSIVEPFYFGTPQFSIVAIITMILVNIISMAESTGVYFALGKVTNKDVSKEDVVKGLRGEGVAIVLGGIFNAFPYTAFSQNVGLVSLTGIKTRDVMIGAGGILVVLGLLPKLAALTTIVPNAVLGGAMIAMFGMVVASGINILSQVDLRQNENLLIAACSIAVGLGSAAVPSMFDQLPTMAKMLLQNGIVTGSLTAVILNIVLVHTNKNMQQSVSETAVQEAS